From a region of the Rhodothermus profundi genome:
- the atpG gene encoding ATP synthase F1 subunit gamma, with product MASLRDIRNRINSVKSTQQVTRAMKMVAAAKLRRAQERIFQTRPYAFQLAEVISHLQGHVDPSTHPLFQPRAERQAALLVVVTADRGLAGAFNANIIKLTEQTIAQEFAALQQAGRLYLYCVGRKGYDYFRRRDYQIVASRQGFFDRLTFEVARQISEEIVGGYLERRWDEVRIVYNEFRNTIAQNRIVEPFLPIPPERFLTPIMERELGRRPQLKPGYQVDYIFEPSPQEILEALVPRYLNYQIWRILLESYASEQGARMVAMDNATTNAEELLRQLRLKYNRARQDAITKEILEITSGAEALAKGGG from the coding sequence ATGGCAAGTCTTCGGGACATTCGCAACCGGATTAACTCGGTTAAAAGCACGCAGCAGGTCACGCGCGCTATGAAGATGGTAGCGGCGGCCAAGCTGCGTCGAGCGCAGGAGCGGATCTTTCAGACGCGCCCCTACGCCTTCCAGTTGGCCGAGGTAATCAGCCACCTGCAGGGACACGTCGATCCCAGCACCCACCCGTTGTTTCAGCCCCGTGCCGAGCGACAGGCCGCCCTGCTGGTGGTCGTAACGGCCGATCGAGGACTGGCAGGGGCCTTTAATGCAAACATTATCAAGCTCACCGAGCAAACCATTGCGCAGGAGTTCGCCGCGCTCCAGCAGGCCGGGCGGCTTTACCTCTACTGCGTGGGACGGAAAGGCTACGACTACTTCCGCCGCCGCGACTACCAGATTGTGGCAAGCCGGCAAGGCTTTTTTGACCGGCTCACGTTCGAGGTAGCCCGCCAGATTTCCGAGGAGATCGTTGGTGGCTATCTGGAAAGACGGTGGGACGAGGTGCGCATCGTGTACAATGAATTCCGAAACACGATTGCGCAGAACCGAATCGTGGAGCCGTTTCTACCCATTCCGCCCGAGCGATTCCTGACGCCGATTATGGAGCGGGAGCTGGGCCGGCGGCCCCAGCTCAAGCCAGGCTATCAGGTGGATTACATTTTTGAGCCAAGCCCTCAGGAAATCCTGGAGGCGCTTGTGCCTCGTTACCTGAACTATCAGATCTGGCGCATTCTGCTGGAGTCGTACGCGTCGGAGCAGGGAGCGCGCATGGTGGCCATGGATAACGCCACCACCAACGCCGAAGAACTGCTGCGCCAGCTTCGGCTCAAGTACAACCGGGCCCGCCAGGATGCCATCACGAAGGAAATCCTGGAGATCACCAGCGGAGCTGAAGCTTTGGCAAAGGGCGGCGGTTGA
- a CDS encoding AtpZ/AtpI family protein: MKARKKSTGVGASMQEALRALGPYLGLGLQLALGMAFFVLGGYVLDRWLRTLPWLTLVGAVLGLVAVVAKLWQVNVRLQQQRRRRPRDTSHGK; the protein is encoded by the coding sequence ATGAAGGCGCGAAAAAAGTCCACCGGCGTCGGTGCTTCCATGCAAGAAGCGCTTCGGGCCCTGGGGCCTTATCTGGGACTGGGGCTTCAGTTGGCGTTGGGCATGGCGTTTTTTGTGCTGGGCGGATACGTGTTGGATCGCTGGTTGAGGACGTTGCCCTGGCTTACTCTGGTAGGTGCTGTGCTGGGGCTGGTGGCCGTTGTGGCCAAGCTCTGGCAGGTCAATGTACGGTTGCAACAGCAGAGGCGGCGGCGCCCGCGCGATACGTCTCACGGAAAATAA
- the rpsT gene encoding 30S ribosomal protein S20: protein MAHHKSAIKRIRQNAKRRARNRYYRSWMRTMIKKVRAARSRDEALPLLNQTKSLLDRLVVKGIIHKNKAANYKRKLEKYVNQLA from the coding sequence ATGGCACACCATAAGTCGGCAATCAAGCGCATCCGTCAGAATGCCAAGCGGCGGGCTCGCAATCGATACTACCGGAGCTGGATGCGCACCATGATTAAAAAAGTACGGGCAGCCCGGTCGCGCGACGAAGCCCTGCCTCTACTCAACCAGACCAAAAGCCTGCTGGATCGTCTCGTGGTTAAGGGCATTATACACAAAAACAAAGCCGCAAACTACAAGCGCAAGCTGGAAAAGTACGTGAACCAACTGGCCTAA
- the atpH gene encoding ATP synthase F1 subunit delta, translating to MQGISHPVARRYARALFEEARARGQAEAIDADVAVLHESFTTSRELARVFESPVIPREKKKKIIETLFAGRLQPLTVRFLELLVEKERESLLPAVVAAYRALQDEEQGIIEAQVRTAFPLDEAGAQPLVAKLERLTGKKIRLRLQQDPSLIGGVVVRVGDTVYDGSVRQQLTALRERLRRSVTLGNGSNQS from the coding sequence ATGCAGGGAATCAGCCATCCGGTAGCCCGACGATATGCCCGGGCCCTGTTTGAGGAAGCACGGGCGCGCGGCCAGGCGGAAGCAATCGACGCCGATGTGGCCGTCCTGCACGAAAGCTTCACCACCTCGCGAGAGCTGGCCCGGGTGTTTGAAAGTCCTGTGATTCCACGGGAGAAGAAAAAAAAGATTATTGAGACGCTTTTTGCCGGGCGCCTGCAGCCGCTGACAGTCCGCTTTTTAGAGCTGCTGGTAGAAAAAGAGCGCGAGTCGCTGCTGCCGGCTGTTGTAGCCGCTTACCGGGCATTGCAGGACGAGGAACAGGGGATTATAGAAGCGCAGGTGCGGACCGCTTTTCCTCTGGACGAAGCCGGTGCGCAACCCCTGGTCGCCAAGCTGGAGCGGCTGACCGGAAAAAAGATTCGGCTGCGGTTGCAGCAGGATCCTTCTTTGATTGGCGGCGTGGTGGTTCGGGTAGGTGATACGGTCTATGACGGCAGCGTGCGTCAGCAACTGACAGCGCTCCGGGAACGCCTGCGGCGCAGCGTAACGTTGGGGAATGGCAGCAACCAATCGTGA
- a CDS encoding M23 family metallopeptidase, which yields MWAFLRKLLGHWDEEVVVLVVEDAYAGTPAPFTLRPVHLLALLGGSAVLLAVLLVALVLLTPLRELFPGVATEEMRQRARLSSLRVAALEDSLAVQQQYIARLRQLILGEIVPSEEGRVRQESPGETGVMLPEATPVSENWQEHQPPALPVMELIAPATQRVQPAVLRSDPLLQLQFPVLPPVAGFMTRGFDARSGHYGIDLAVEAGTVVRSIGSGYVIFADWTQAGGFVIIVQHADGYVSLYKHNQRLLKQVGDRVRDREAIALSGNTGEITTGPHLHFELWRHGLAQDPLNYFVIR from the coding sequence ATGTGGGCTTTCTTGCGGAAGTTATTGGGGCACTGGGATGAGGAGGTCGTGGTGCTTGTTGTAGAGGATGCCTATGCCGGCACGCCTGCCCCTTTCACGCTGCGTCCTGTGCACTTGCTGGCATTGCTGGGCGGCAGCGCCGTGCTGCTGGCCGTTTTGCTCGTGGCGCTGGTGCTTCTGACGCCGCTTCGGGAGTTGTTTCCGGGGGTGGCGACAGAGGAGATGCGGCAGCGGGCGCGGCTGAGTAGTTTGCGAGTAGCGGCGCTGGAGGATTCGCTGGCCGTGCAGCAGCAGTACATTGCGCGTTTGCGCCAGCTCATTCTGGGAGAGATCGTGCCGTCCGAGGAAGGGCGGGTGAGGCAGGAGTCGCCCGGTGAAACCGGAGTCATGTTGCCTGAAGCCACCCCTGTTTCAGAAAACTGGCAGGAGCATCAGCCCCCGGCGCTTCCCGTGATGGAACTGATTGCTCCGGCCACGCAGCGCGTGCAGCCCGCTGTGCTGCGCAGCGATCCGCTGTTGCAATTGCAGTTTCCCGTGTTGCCACCCGTAGCGGGCTTTATGACCCGGGGGTTTGATGCGCGGAGCGGGCACTATGGCATTGATCTCGCGGTGGAAGCGGGCACGGTGGTACGGTCCATTGGGAGCGGTTACGTGATTTTTGCCGATTGGACGCAGGCGGGAGGTTTTGTCATTATTGTGCAGCATGCCGATGGCTACGTTTCGCTCTACAAGCACAATCAGCGCTTGCTCAAACAGGTAGGGGATCGAGTTCGGGACCGGGAAGCTATTGCATTGAGCGGCAATACGGGCGAGATTACCACCGGTCCCCACCTGCACTTTGAGCTCTGGCGTCATGGACTGGCACAGGATCCGTTGAACTATTTTGTTATCCGGTAG
- a CDS encoding bactofilin family protein has translation MSRATGTTAPNQLNLVGEGTVFEGTLRTPHDIRISGRVIGTLHVQGKAIIAAEGILEGELYASSADIAGRVQGDLVIEETLLLKETAQVEGRIQTGRLVVEAGAVFDGECRMGKVDRVIETKATPPTDKKAAAPVREAARAKKADAEPAAGT, from the coding sequence ATGAGCCGCGCAACAGGAACGACGGCTCCCAACCAGTTGAATCTGGTGGGGGAAGGCACGGTTTTCGAAGGCACGCTTCGGACGCCTCACGACATCCGCATCAGTGGTCGGGTAATTGGTACCCTGCACGTGCAGGGAAAAGCCATTATCGCGGCAGAAGGTATTCTTGAAGGGGAGCTGTATGCCAGCAGCGCCGACATTGCCGGGCGGGTGCAGGGCGATCTGGTTATTGAGGAGACGTTGCTGCTCAAGGAAACGGCGCAGGTAGAAGGGCGCATTCAGACCGGACGCCTGGTGGTAGAGGCCGGTGCGGTTTTCGACGGCGAGTGCCGCATGGGGAAGGTTGACCGGGTTATTGAGACAAAAGCAACGCCTCCTACGGACAAGAAGGCGGCTGCGCCTGTCCGAGAAGCTGCCCGGGCGAAGAAAGCGGACGCCGAGCCGGCCGCTGGAACATGA
- the atpB gene encoding F0F1 ATP synthase subunit A has product MGNRTRFSHSRWYRTGLWLVIAWWSLGPRPLLAAEGGEDSAHISEVLIHHTADGYYVALEPVVTIELPRLFLVRTAEGSWGLDVFGSTASALRSGRYVADYEGHRYASPAELEELIAAHQHLYAKLSPREGELVLDLSITRHYVFGLIAALLVLAFFIPVARRYRQGIGRTTAPRGLWQNLAEVFIVFVRDEIARPNIGKKADRFLPYLLTAFFFILFSNLLGLVPNLGAATSNLAVTGVLALFTFVIGTIYASKDHWKHIFWPPGVPVFVKPILIPVELMGLFTRHAALAIRLFANMSAGTLVILSLIGLIFMINAFFGALAAWLTVLPSVLLTLFISVIKLLVAFIQAYVFTLLSALFIGMSVAEHEHDHEAHEPEEEPATASVVHAVPTAAQSTGT; this is encoded by the coding sequence ATGGGTAACCGCACGCGCTTTTCGCACAGCAGATGGTACCGCACCGGGCTGTGGCTCGTAATTGCCTGGTGGAGTTTAGGGCCGCGGCCGCTCCTGGCTGCTGAAGGAGGTGAGGACAGTGCGCATATCAGTGAAGTGCTCATTCACCACACGGCCGATGGCTACTACGTAGCGCTGGAGCCTGTCGTTACGATTGAGCTTCCTCGGCTTTTTCTGGTGCGCACCGCCGAAGGATCGTGGGGACTGGACGTTTTTGGCAGCACGGCCTCGGCCTTGCGTTCTGGGCGCTACGTTGCCGACTATGAGGGGCATCGTTATGCATCGCCTGCTGAACTGGAAGAACTGATCGCTGCGCATCAACATCTCTACGCTAAGCTCTCCCCTCGGGAGGGAGAGTTGGTGCTGGATCTGTCCATCACGCGCCATTACGTCTTTGGACTGATCGCTGCTTTGCTGGTGCTGGCCTTTTTCATTCCGGTAGCGCGGCGCTATCGGCAGGGTATTGGCCGCACCACAGCTCCCCGAGGCCTCTGGCAAAATCTGGCGGAGGTGTTTATTGTCTTTGTGCGGGATGAAATTGCTCGCCCCAACATCGGAAAGAAGGCTGACCGATTTTTGCCATATCTGCTGACAGCTTTCTTTTTCATCCTGTTCAGCAATCTGCTCGGACTGGTGCCTAATCTGGGCGCAGCTACCTCTAATCTGGCGGTAACTGGAGTGCTGGCCCTGTTTACCTTTGTGATTGGCACCATTTACGCCTCCAAGGATCACTGGAAGCACATTTTCTGGCCGCCGGGCGTGCCGGTCTTTGTGAAGCCCATCCTGATACCCGTAGAGCTGATGGGGCTCTTTACGCGGCATGCGGCGCTGGCCATTCGTTTGTTTGCGAATATGTCGGCCGGTACGCTGGTGATTTTGAGCTTGATCGGGTTGATATTTATGATCAACGCGTTTTTCGGAGCGTTGGCTGCCTGGTTGACGGTGCTCCCCAGCGTGCTGCTGACCCTGTTTATCTCGGTAATTAAGCTCCTGGTAGCTTTTATTCAGGCATACGTCTTTACCCTGCTGTCGGCGTTGTTTATTGGCATGTCGGTAGCGGAGCATGAGCATGATCATGAGGCTCATGAACCGGAAGAGGAGCCGGCAACGGCCTCGGTGGTGCATGCCGTGCCGACAGCAGCGCAATCTACTGGTACATGA
- the atpA gene encoding F0F1 ATP synthase subunit alpha, producing MATAIRPDEITEVLRRELGGFEAEADVYEVGTVLQVGDGIARIYGLRGVGAGELIEFPRSGVTGMALNLEEDNVGVVLFGEVDLVKEGDEARRTRRVASILVSEEMLGRVIDPLGNPLDGKGPIGGEKYEMPLERKAPGVIYREPVREPLQTGIKAIDSMIPIGRGQRELIIGDRQTGKTAILVDTIINQKYTHQTDKPVYCIYVAVGQKASTVAQVVRALEEHGAMEYTVVINAPASAPAPMQFIAPFAGACIGEFFRDTGRHALVVYDDLSKQAVAYREVSLLLRRPPGREAYPGDIFYLHSRLLERAAKIISNDEVARQMNNLPPSIKHLVKGGGSLTALPVIETQAGDVSAYIPTNVISITDGQIYLESNLFNAGIRPAINVGISVSRVGGSAQIKAMKKVAGTLRIELAQYRELEAFAKFGSDLDPATQRQLRRGERLVEVLKQGQYQPMPVEEQIAIIYVATQGLLDRLPVEKVRPFEREFLERLRLRHADQLKALAETGNLTDELAEIFRKEAETLIEVYLSGETQPA from the coding sequence ATGGCAACGGCAATTCGACCGGACGAAATTACAGAGGTGCTCCGACGGGAGTTGGGCGGCTTTGAGGCAGAAGCCGACGTGTATGAGGTGGGCACCGTATTGCAGGTGGGCGACGGCATCGCCCGCATTTATGGACTGCGCGGCGTCGGTGCCGGCGAGCTGATTGAGTTTCCGCGAAGCGGAGTCACGGGTATGGCGCTCAACCTAGAAGAGGATAACGTGGGCGTCGTGCTGTTCGGAGAGGTGGACCTGGTCAAAGAAGGCGATGAAGCGCGTCGGACGCGCCGCGTGGCTTCGATCCTGGTCTCTGAAGAGATGCTGGGCCGCGTGATTGACCCCCTGGGGAATCCTCTTGACGGGAAAGGGCCGATCGGAGGGGAGAAATACGAAATGCCCCTCGAACGCAAAGCGCCGGGGGTCATTTATCGCGAACCCGTACGGGAGCCCCTGCAGACGGGGATCAAAGCGATCGACTCGATGATTCCGATCGGTCGCGGCCAGCGTGAGCTGATCATTGGCGACCGCCAGACCGGTAAAACGGCTATTCTGGTCGATACCATTATCAATCAGAAATACACCCACCAGACAGACAAGCCGGTTTACTGCATTTATGTGGCCGTTGGCCAGAAGGCCTCGACCGTGGCGCAGGTTGTGCGGGCGCTTGAGGAGCACGGGGCGATGGAATACACGGTTGTGATAAATGCTCCGGCTTCAGCACCGGCGCCCATGCAGTTTATCGCGCCGTTTGCAGGAGCCTGCATTGGCGAATTCTTCCGGGATACGGGACGCCACGCGCTGGTCGTCTATGACGACCTCTCGAAGCAGGCTGTGGCTTATCGCGAAGTATCGCTGCTGCTGCGGCGTCCGCCCGGACGCGAAGCCTATCCGGGTGACATCTTCTACCTGCACAGCCGTCTGCTGGAACGGGCCGCCAAAATCATCAGCAACGATGAAGTGGCCCGCCAGATGAACAACCTGCCGCCTTCCATCAAACACCTGGTCAAGGGAGGAGGCTCGCTGACGGCGCTGCCCGTGATTGAGACGCAGGCGGGCGACGTGTCGGCCTACATTCCCACAAACGTGATCTCTATTACGGACGGCCAGATCTACCTGGAGTCCAACCTGTTCAATGCGGGCATTCGACCGGCCATTAACGTGGGAATCTCGGTAAGCCGCGTGGGCGGCAGCGCTCAGATTAAGGCGATGAAAAAGGTGGCCGGTACGCTCCGCATTGAGCTGGCGCAGTATCGTGAGCTGGAGGCTTTCGCCAAGTTCGGTTCGGACCTTGACCCGGCCACGCAGCGGCAACTCCGGCGCGGCGAGCGGCTCGTCGAAGTGCTCAAGCAGGGCCAGTATCAGCCCATGCCGGTCGAAGAGCAGATTGCAATCATCTACGTGGCCACGCAGGGATTGCTCGATCGGCTGCCCGTCGAGAAGGTGCGGCCCTTCGAACGGGAATTCCTGGAACGGCTGCGCCTGCGCCACGCCGATCAGTTGAAGGCGCTGGCTGAGACGGGGAACCTGACCGATGAGCTGGCTGAAATCTTCCGCAAAGAGGCGGAAACGCTCATCGAAGTGTACCTGAGCGGAGAAACGCAACCGGCCTGA
- the atpE gene encoding ATP synthase F0 subunit C: MEPTALAFLAAGIGAGIVAIGAGVGIGRLAASAMEGSARQPEASGDIRTSMIIAAALIEGVALFGLVICILLALK, encoded by the coding sequence ATGGAACCAACTGCTCTGGCATTCCTTGCCGCCGGTATTGGGGCGGGTATTGTGGCCATTGGAGCTGGCGTGGGCATCGGGCGACTGGCTGCTTCGGCCATGGAGGGCTCGGCCCGCCAGCCTGAAGCCTCCGGGGATATCCGGACCTCGATGATTATTGCGGCTGCCCTGATCGAGGGAGTGGCGCTGTTCGGTCTGGTGATCTGCATCCTGCTGGCCCTCAAGTAA
- the atpF gene encoding F0F1 ATP synthase subunit B: protein MYWILAANLVSVEPGLIVWKSLTFLLLLFLLYKFAWKPILQALQEREESIDASLRRAERALAEARQIQAENERIRREAEQEAQRILREAREEAERLRQEQLQQTREQIQQMQAQARAEIEREKQGALDELRAVVADLAIQAAEKILRESLDAERQRRLVARFLESLPANKN, encoded by the coding sequence ATGTATTGGATTCTGGCAGCCAATCTGGTTTCAGTAGAACCAGGCCTGATTGTCTGGAAGAGCCTGACGTTTTTGCTGCTGCTCTTCCTGCTCTATAAGTTTGCGTGGAAGCCGATCCTGCAAGCGTTGCAGGAACGGGAGGAAAGCATTGATGCGTCTCTGCGGCGGGCAGAGCGCGCGCTGGCAGAGGCCCGGCAGATTCAGGCAGAAAATGAGCGGATTCGTCGGGAAGCGGAGCAGGAAGCGCAGCGCATATTGCGTGAGGCGCGCGAAGAGGCCGAGCGGCTGCGACAGGAACAGTTGCAGCAGACCCGTGAGCAGATTCAGCAAATGCAGGCGCAGGCTCGGGCCGAGATTGAACGCGAGAAGCAAGGAGCGCTTGACGAGTTGCGGGCCGTGGTCGCCGACCTGGCCATTCAGGCCGCCGAAAAGATCCTGCGGGAAAGTCTGGATGCCGAGCGGCAGCGGCGTCTGGTGGCGCGCTTCCTGGAGTCGCTTCCGGCCAACAAAAACTGA